The following proteins come from a genomic window of Streptomyces sp. NBC_01716:
- a CDS encoding NYN domain-containing protein: MEHVDRCVVLVDAGYLLGAAASLLAGEPARSRITVDHAALIQGLRERAEADTEQPLLRIYWFDGAPDRVPQPEHRRLRVMSRVTVRLGALTRSDGRWAQKGVDAAMHAELTELARNRACSDVVLVTGDGDLLPGLMSAKEHGVAVHLWAVQAADGDYNQSEDLVAEADERRVLDRAWITKAVRAKDFGGVCAPQPAPRPEIAAILSAPLPESALAASAERAAEAQAASARNGTAPATTEHGPGAGPGREHGPGTAQSAPAGGKGVPTPKDLAALRAPGPHAAPAPPPGNATLRWSSDRGWVERTGGGGQLGEPPETASLPTLAQLTSAEQRWADREEDITTVGGDPFEVGQVFARRWVERLPDVGHAQKLSTMYPRIPHRIDGEVLRYAARFGLLAHKDDQIDEHDRYAIRAGFWREIDVRAAAEHPSAKGADHSPPKGDGAAE; this comes from the coding sequence GTGGAACACGTGGACCGCTGCGTCGTCCTGGTGGACGCCGGTTACCTGCTGGGCGCCGCCGCGAGCCTCCTGGCCGGAGAACCGGCCCGCTCACGCATCACCGTCGACCACGCCGCCCTCATCCAGGGGCTGCGCGAGCGCGCCGAGGCCGATACGGAGCAGCCGCTGCTCCGTATCTACTGGTTCGACGGCGCCCCCGACCGCGTGCCGCAGCCCGAACACCGACGGCTGCGCGTCATGTCACGTGTCACCGTCCGGCTCGGTGCGCTGACCCGCAGCGACGGGAGATGGGCGCAGAAGGGCGTCGACGCGGCGATGCACGCCGAGCTCACGGAGTTGGCCAGAAATCGCGCCTGCTCGGACGTGGTGCTGGTGACCGGCGACGGTGATCTGCTGCCCGGCCTGATGTCCGCGAAGGAGCACGGCGTCGCCGTGCACCTCTGGGCGGTGCAGGCGGCGGACGGCGACTACAACCAGTCCGAGGACCTCGTGGCCGAGGCCGACGAACGCCGGGTGCTCGACCGGGCCTGGATCACCAAGGCCGTACGCGCCAAGGACTTCGGCGGCGTCTGCGCGCCGCAGCCCGCGCCGCGTCCGGAGATCGCCGCGATCCTCTCCGCGCCGCTGCCCGAGTCGGCGCTCGCCGCCTCCGCCGAGCGGGCGGCCGAGGCGCAGGCCGCGTCCGCGCGCAACGGGACGGCGCCGGCGACGACGGAGCACGGGCCAGGTGCCGGGCCGGGGCGCGAGCACGGCCCCGGGACCGCGCAGTCGGCGCCCGCCGGTGGCAAGGGTGTCCCCACCCCGAAGGACCTGGCCGCCCTGCGCGCGCCCGGACCCCACGCCGCGCCCGCGCCCCCGCCGGGGAACGCGACGCTGCGCTGGTCGTCCGACCGGGGCTGGGTCGAGCGCACGGGCGGCGGGGGCCAGCTCGGGGAGCCGCCCGAGACCGCGTCACTGCCGACGCTGGCGCAGCTCACCAGCGCGGAGCAGCGCTGGGCGGACCGCGAGGAGGACATCACGACGGTCGGCGGCGATCCGTTCGAGGTGGGGCAGGTGTTCGCCAGGCGCTGGGTGGAGAGGCTGCCCGACGTGGGCCACGCGCAGAAGCTGTCCACGATGTATCCGCGGATCCCGCACCGTATCGACGGCGAGGTGCTGAGGTACGCGGCCCGCTTCGGACTGCTGGCACACAAGGACGACCAGATCGACGAGCACGACCGGTACGCGATCAGAGCGGGGTTCTGGCGCGAGATCGATGTGCGGGCGGCGGCGGAGCATCCGTCGGCGAAGGGTGCGGATCACTCGCCACCGAAGGGCGACGGAGCGGCGGAGTAG
- a CDS encoding ABC transporter permease encodes MSIVPAEAVGGKRRTVPDPRAASDGAGRGPAALAPRARLLPSLAAVYRAQLSRARVARIPLLFVATFQSVGIMILMRGVVDGGAEARAVVAGSSVLVVAFVALNLLAQYFGQLRATGGLDHYATLPVPPAAVVLGAAGAYASFTVPGTAVTAVTGSLLFDLPLTHLWVLVAVIPLSGAALAGLGAALGLLAPRQELATLLGQLGMSAALLLGVLPADRLPGPIAYARDLLPSTYGVEALARTFDRHPDWPTVALDLAVCAAVGVVSLAVATWAYRRAAVR; translated from the coding sequence GTGAGCATCGTGCCCGCGGAGGCCGTCGGCGGGAAGCGCCGGACCGTCCCGGACCCCCGTGCCGCGAGCGACGGAGCCGGCCGGGGGCCGGCCGCGCTGGCGCCGCGTGCGCGGCTGCTGCCCTCGCTCGCCGCCGTGTACCGCGCGCAGCTGTCGCGGGCGCGGGTCGCCCGGATCCCGCTGCTTTTCGTCGCGACCTTCCAGTCCGTCGGGATCATGATCCTGATGCGCGGCGTCGTCGACGGCGGCGCCGAGGCGCGCGCCGTGGTCGCGGGGTCGAGCGTGCTCGTCGTGGCCTTCGTCGCGCTCAATCTGCTCGCCCAGTACTTCGGTCAGCTCCGGGCCACCGGCGGGCTCGACCACTACGCGACGCTGCCCGTGCCGCCCGCCGCCGTGGTGCTGGGCGCGGCCGGGGCGTACGCCTCGTTCACCGTCCCGGGCACCGCCGTGACCGCGGTGACCGGCAGTCTGCTCTTCGACCTGCCGCTCACCCACCTCTGGGTGCTGGTCGCGGTCATCCCGCTCTCCGGCGCCGCGCTGGCCGGGCTCGGGGCCGCGCTCGGGCTGCTGGCGCCCCGCCAGGAGCTCGCCACGCTGCTCGGGCAGCTCGGCATGTCCGCCGCGCTGCTGCTGGGTGTGCTGCCCGCCGACCGGCTGCCGGGGCCGATCGCGTACGCCCGGGATCTGCTGCCGTCCACGTACGGCGTGGAGGCCCTGGCCCGTACCTTCGACAGGCATCCCGACTGGCCCACCGTCGCGCTCGACCTCGCGGTCTGCGCGGCCGTCGGCGTCGTCTCGCTGGCCGTGGCGACGTGGGCGTACAGGCGTGCGGCAGTCCGATGA
- a CDS encoding LON peptidase substrate-binding domain-containing protein: protein MTTAHLPLFPLNAVLFPGLVMPLNIFEERYRAMMRDLLKTDESEPRRFVVVAIRDGHEVAPTASGMPDPTSLPERGPSAGFGAEPLKAFHQVGCVADATTIRERQDGSFEVLGTGTSRVRLLSVDTGGPYLTAEVEAVEEDSGEGAGALAEGVLRAFRSYQKRLAGARERSLSTGDDLPEEPSVVSYLVAAAAVLDIPAKQRLLQAPDTVTRLREELKLLRAETAVIRHLPSLPAVDLTRGPTSPN from the coding sequence GTGACCACCGCACATCTCCCTCTCTTCCCGCTGAACGCGGTGTTGTTCCCGGGCCTCGTCATGCCCCTGAACATCTTCGAGGAGCGGTATCGCGCCATGATGCGCGACCTGCTCAAGACAGACGAGTCCGAACCGCGACGCTTCGTCGTGGTCGCGATCCGCGACGGGCACGAGGTCGCGCCGACCGCGTCGGGCATGCCCGACCCCACGTCCCTGCCGGAGCGCGGGCCGTCGGCGGGCTTCGGCGCCGAGCCGCTGAAGGCCTTCCACCAGGTGGGCTGCGTCGCCGACGCGACCACGATCCGCGAACGCCAGGACGGCAGCTTCGAGGTGCTGGGCACCGGCACCAGCCGGGTCCGGCTGCTCTCCGTCGACACCGGCGGGCCGTATCTGACCGCCGAGGTCGAGGCGGTCGAAGAGGACTCGGGTGAGGGGGCGGGAGCACTCGCCGAAGGCGTCCTGCGGGCGTTCCGCAGCTACCAGAAACGGCTGGCGGGAGCGCGTGAGCGGTCGCTGTCGACCGGCGACGACCTGCCCGAGGAGCCGTCCGTCGTCTCGTATCTGGTGGCCGCGGCGGCCGTCCTGGACATCCCGGCGAAGCAGCGGCTGCTCCAGGCCCCGGACACCGTGACGCGGCTCCGGGAGGAACTGAAGCTGCTGCGCGCCGAGACCGCGGTGATCCGGCATCTGCCGTCGCTGCCGGCCGTGGACCTCACCCGGGGCCCGACGAGCCCCAACTGA
- the ybaK gene encoding Cys-tRNA(Pro) deacylase, with the protein MAKKQAKKAAGGTPATVALTAAKAEFTLHAYEHDPAAPSYGEEAAAALGVPADRVFKTLVADVDGELTVAVVPVSGSLDLKALAAAVSGKRATMADPAAAERTTGYVRGGISPLGQRKRLRTVLDASAGTHATVCVSAGRRGLEVELSPSDLTSLTAATLAPIAKA; encoded by the coding sequence TTGGCGAAGAAGCAAGCGAAGAAGGCCGCCGGCGGCACCCCGGCGACGGTCGCGCTGACGGCGGCGAAGGCCGAGTTCACCCTGCACGCGTACGAACACGACCCGGCGGCCCCCTCGTACGGCGAGGAGGCCGCGGCGGCTCTGGGGGTCCCGGCGGACCGGGTGTTCAAGACGCTGGTCGCCGACGTCGACGGCGAACTGACCGTGGCGGTCGTCCCGGTCTCCGGCTCGCTGGACCTCAAGGCGCTGGCCGCCGCGGTAAGCGGCAAGCGGGCGACGATGGCGGACCCGGCGGCGGCGGAGCGCACCACGGGCTACGTACGCGGCGGCATCTCGCCACTGGGCCAGCGCAAGCGGCTCCGTACGGTCCTCGACGCGTCGGCGGGGACCCACGCGACGGTCTGCGTCTCGGCGGGCCGCCGCGGCCTGGAGGTGGAACTGTCCCCCTCGGACCTGACGTCCCTGACGGCCGCGACGCTGGCCCCGATCGCCAAGGCGTGA
- a CDS encoding DUF2252 domain-containing protein, protein MSVPRPVEAADQQRGEEILSVFGTAFGALLAADPAAFQVKFRKMAASAFAFYRGTASLFYNDLEREQHGGPYVDERTGRVWIHGDLHAENFGTYMDANGRLIFNVNDFDEAYVGPFTWDLKRLAASLALIGYTKALSDDQISELVRIYAAAYRERIHALATGAKNDEVPPFTLDTATGPLLDALRDARSLTRFALLDSMTEIRDFERRFAPGGGSIELDAATRYKVLAAFDGYLETLPESSLTRPDSYRVKDVVGRRGVGIGSAGLPSYNILLEGNSDALENDVVIYLKQAQTPAVSRHITDERVRGYFQHEGHRTVISQRALQAHADPWLGWTELDGAGQLVAEVSPYAVDLDWSDIDDPAEIAAVVADLGRATATMHGAADDESGHSLVPFNTERAIDAAIAADEEGFSELLVEFAHSYGARARADHQIFVDLFRNGQLAGG, encoded by the coding sequence ATGTCGGTCCCGCGCCCGGTCGAAGCCGCTGACCAGCAGCGAGGGGAGGAGATCCTCTCCGTGTTCGGCACCGCCTTCGGTGCCCTGCTCGCCGCTGATCCGGCGGCCTTCCAGGTCAAATTCCGCAAGATGGCCGCCTCCGCCTTCGCCTTCTACCGAGGCACGGCGTCCCTGTTCTACAACGACCTGGAGCGGGAGCAGCACGGCGGGCCGTACGTGGACGAGCGCACCGGCCGGGTCTGGATCCACGGCGATCTGCACGCCGAGAACTTCGGCACGTACATGGACGCGAACGGCCGGCTGATCTTCAACGTCAACGACTTCGACGAGGCCTATGTAGGACCGTTCACCTGGGACCTCAAGCGCCTGGCCGCCTCGCTCGCGCTGATCGGCTACACGAAGGCGCTCAGCGACGACCAGATCAGCGAGCTGGTCCGGATCTACGCCGCCGCCTACCGCGAGCGGATCCACGCGCTGGCCACGGGCGCGAAGAACGACGAGGTCCCGCCGTTCACCCTGGACACGGCGACAGGACCGCTGCTCGACGCGCTCCGCGACGCCCGCTCGCTGACCCGTTTCGCGCTGCTCGACTCGATGACCGAGATCCGTGACTTCGAGCGCCGCTTCGCCCCGGGCGGCGGCTCCATCGAGCTGGACGCCGCCACCCGCTACAAGGTCCTGGCGGCCTTCGACGGCTATCTGGAGACCCTGCCGGAGTCCAGCCTGACCCGCCCCGACTCCTACCGGGTGAAGGACGTCGTGGGGCGGCGCGGCGTCGGCATCGGCTCGGCCGGCCTGCCCTCGTACAACATCCTGCTGGAGGGCAACAGCGACGCCCTGGAGAACGACGTCGTGATCTACCTCAAGCAGGCGCAGACCCCCGCCGTCTCGCGGCACATCACCGACGAGCGGGTGCGCGGCTACTTCCAGCACGAGGGCCACCGCACGGTGATCTCCCAGCGCGCGCTCCAGGCGCACGCCGACCCGTGGCTCGGCTGGACAGAGCTGGACGGCGCGGGCCAGCTGGTCGCCGAGGTCTCCCCGTACGCGGTCGATCTCGACTGGTCGGACATCGACGACCCGGCCGAGATCGCCGCCGTCGTCGCCGACCTCGGCCGCGCGACGGCGACGATGCACGGAGCGGCGGACGACGAGAGCGGCCACTCGCTGGTGCCGTTCAACACGGAGCGGGCCATCGACGCGGCGATCGCGGCGGACGAGGAGGGCTTCTCCGAGCTGCTGGTGGAGTTCGCCCACAGCTATGGGGCACGGGCCCGCGCGGACCACCAGATCTTCGTGGACCTCTTCCGCAACGGACAGCTCGCCGGCGGCTGA
- a CDS encoding oxidoreductase: MSEPQDDEAPDWLSATELGMWQAFRNGSTYDLSVPSPLLNDPAAAGPWGEHRSVRARVVALLLLSGPSARPGRVAALKLRGAYISGSLNLAGGNVEPYVELTFCRFERELVLPECHFTTLRLVGCVIPRLEAARLRTEGDLHLPRCQVARGIRLTDAQIGTDLLISQISVRPDSSSRSIAADGMSVGQDLQAEQIETHGEFSLRGSKVGGSLMLRGSRLRAAGERRALNAPQLTVERSLYLTGAVVSIATGNANSTPPYGTVYTGNTAGRGSLPPGTEIRRFECYGGVRLDDGRFGDTIDLHQARFLMSPGEELSLRRITATELRFQCERPLEGRVVLNGAKIITLMDLSTSWPGPGGLAMGGFVYENVVPSGHFPLNRRLEWLDSATPEYSPEPYERLAQVMRNSGEDADAREVLLAKQRRRRETLPVAGKIWGFIQDWTVAYGYRPGRAALWMAMLWAAGTFVFARHAPEAIKSEEHPAWNPALYVLDLLVPVIDLGQDGHWRPEGGWQWLSAAMILLGWILATTVAAGASRLLRRG; the protein is encoded by the coding sequence GTGTCCGAGCCGCAGGACGACGAAGCTCCGGACTGGCTCTCGGCCACAGAACTCGGCATGTGGCAGGCGTTCCGGAACGGCAGTACCTACGACCTGAGCGTGCCGAGTCCACTGCTCAACGATCCGGCCGCGGCCGGCCCCTGGGGTGAGCACCGCAGCGTGCGCGCCCGCGTGGTCGCGCTGCTGCTGCTGAGCGGTCCCTCGGCGCGCCCGGGGCGGGTCGCCGCGCTCAAGCTGCGCGGGGCGTACATCAGCGGGTCGCTGAACCTGGCCGGCGGCAATGTCGAGCCGTACGTGGAGCTGACGTTCTGCCGCTTCGAGCGTGAACTGGTGCTGCCTGAGTGCCACTTCACCACGCTGCGGCTGGTGGGGTGTGTGATCCCGCGCCTGGAGGCCGCCCGGCTGCGCACCGAGGGCGATCTGCATCTGCCTCGCTGCCAGGTCGCGCGCGGTATCCGGCTCACCGACGCGCAGATCGGCACGGACCTGCTGATCAGCCAGATATCCGTCCGGCCGGACAGCAGCAGCCGGTCGATAGCCGCCGACGGGATGTCGGTCGGCCAGGACCTTCAGGCCGAACAGATAGAGACGCACGGGGAGTTCAGCCTGCGCGGCTCGAAGGTCGGGGGCTCGCTGATGCTGCGCGGCAGCCGGCTGCGCGCGGCGGGCGAGCGCCGCGCGCTCAACGCGCCGCAGCTGACCGTCGAGCGCTCGCTCTATCTGACGGGCGCGGTCGTGAGCATCGCGACGGGCAACGCCAACTCCACACCGCCGTACGGCACGGTCTACACCGGCAACACCGCGGGCCGCGGGTCGTTGCCGCCGGGCACCGAGATCCGGCGCTTCGAGTGCTACGGCGGGGTGCGCCTCGACGACGGCCGGTTCGGCGACACGATCGACCTCCACCAGGCCCGTTTCCTGATGTCGCCCGGCGAGGAGCTGTCGCTGCGCCGGATCACCGCGACGGAGCTGCGCTTCCAGTGCGAGCGCCCGCTGGAGGGCAGGGTCGTGCTGAACGGCGCGAAGATCATCACGCTGATGGATCTCTCCACGAGCTGGCCGGGCCCCGGCGGTCTCGCGATGGGCGGTTTCGTCTACGAGAACGTGGTGCCGTCCGGCCATTTCCCGCTCAACCGGCGGCTGGAGTGGCTGGACTCGGCGACGCCGGAGTACTCGCCGGAGCCGTACGAACGCCTTGCGCAGGTGATGCGCAACAGCGGCGAGGACGCCGACGCCCGTGAGGTGCTGCTGGCCAAGCAGCGCCGACGGCGCGAGACGCTGCCGGTGGCGGGGAAGATCTGGGGCTTCATCCAGGACTGGACGGTGGCCTACGGCTACCGTCCCGGCCGGGCCGCGCTGTGGATGGCCATGCTGTGGGCGGCGGGCACGTTCGTCTTCGCGCGGCACGCCCCGGAGGCGATCAAGTCCGAGGAGCATCCGGCGTGGAATCCGGCCCTGTACGTACTGGATCTGCTGGTGCCGGTGATCGATCTGGGCCAGGACGGGCACTGGCGGCCGGAGGGCGGCTGGCAGTGGCTCTCGGCGGCGATGATCCTGCTCGGCTGGATCCTCGCCACAACAGTCGCAGCAGGTGCCTCACGTCTCCTGCGCCGCGGCTGA
- the dnaE gene encoding DNA polymerase III subunit alpha, producing MTKPPFTHLHVHTQYSLLDGAARLGDMFKACNEMGMSHIAMTDHGNLHGAYDFFHQAKKAGVTPIIGIEAYVAPESRRNKRKVQWGQPHQKRDDVSGSGGYTHKTIWAANKTGLHNLFRLSSDAYAEGWLTKWPRMDRETIAKWSEGLIASTGCPSGELQTRLRLGQFDEAMQAASDYQDIFGKDRYFLELMDHGIEIERRVRDGLLEVGKKLGIPPLVTNDSHYTYAGEATAHDALLCIQTGKNLSDPDRFRFDGTGYYLKSTDEMYAVDSSDAWQEGCANTLLVAQQIDTEGWFQERNLMPKFDIPDGFTEVTWFREETMRGMARRFPNGIPEDRQKQVEYEMGIIIEMGFPGYFLVVADFIMWAKNNGIAVGPGRGSAAGSIVSYAMGITDLDPIEHGLIFERFLNPERISMPDVDIDFDERRRGEVIRYVTEKYGADKVAMIGTYGKIKAKNAIKDSARVLGYPYAMGDRLTKAMPADVLGKGIDLSGITDPKHPRYSEAGEIRGMYENEPDVKKVIDTAKGVEGLVRQMGVHAAGVIMSSETITDHVPVWVRHTDNVTITQWDYPQCESLGLLKMDFLGLRNLTIMDDAVKMVKANKGIDLELLSLPLDDPRTYELLCRGDTLGVFQFDGGPMRSLLRLMKPDNFEDISAVSALYRPGPMGMNSHTNYALRKNGQQEITPIHPELEEPLKEVLGLTYGLIVYQEQVQKAAQIIAGYSLGEADILRRVMGKKKADELAKNFVLFQAGAKKNNFSDEAIQSLWDVLVPFAGYAFNKAHSSAYGLVTYWTAYLKANYPAEYMAALLTSVKDDKDKSAVYLNECRRMGIKVLPPNVNESVANFAAQGDDVILFGLTAVRNVGTNVVESIIRSRKAKGKYATFPDFLDKVEAVVCNKRTVESLIKAGAFDEMGHTRKGLVAHHEPMIDNVVQVKRKEAEGQFDLFGGMGDGDDASSEPGFGLDVEFSDVEWDKSYLLAQEREMLGLYVSDHPLFGIEHVLSDKSDAAISQLTGGEHADGAVVTIGGIISGLQRKMTKQGNAWAIATVEDLAGSIECMFFPATYQLVSTQLVEDTVVFVKGRLDKREDIPRLVAMELQVPDLSSSGTNAPVTITIPTVKLTPPMVSRLGEILSHHRGNSEVRIKLQGARKTTVLRLDRHRVQPDPALFGDLKVLLGPSCLAG from the coding sequence GTGACCAAGCCGCCGTTCACGCACCTGCATGTGCACACGCAGTACTCGTTGCTGGATGGTGCGGCGCGGTTGGGGGACATGTTCAAGGCGTGCAATGAGATGGGGATGTCTCATATCGCGATGACGGATCATGGGAATCTTCATGGTGCGTACGACTTCTTCCATCAGGCGAAGAAGGCGGGTGTGACGCCGATCATCGGTATTGAGGCGTATGTGGCGCCGGAGTCGCGGCGGAACAAGCGGAAGGTGCAGTGGGGGCAGCCGCATCAGAAGCGGGACGATGTCTCGGGTTCGGGTGGTTATACGCACAAGACGATCTGGGCGGCGAACAAGACCGGTCTCCATAATCTGTTCCGGTTGTCGTCGGACGCGTATGCGGAGGGGTGGCTGACGAAGTGGCCGCGGATGGACCGGGAGACGATCGCGAAGTGGTCGGAGGGGTTGATCGCTTCGACGGGGTGTCCGTCGGGTGAGTTGCAGACGCGGTTGCGGCTGGGGCAGTTCGATGAGGCGATGCAGGCGGCTTCGGACTATCAGGATATTTTCGGTAAGGACCGGTATTTCCTGGAGTTGATGGATCACGGGATCGAGATCGAGCGCCGGGTGCGGGACGGGTTGCTGGAGGTGGGGAAGAAGCTGGGGATTCCGCCGCTGGTGACGAATGACTCGCATTACACGTATGCGGGCGAGGCGACGGCGCATGATGCGCTGCTGTGTATTCAGACGGGTAAGAATCTGTCGGATCCGGACCGGTTCCGGTTCGACGGGACGGGTTATTACCTGAAGTCGACGGACGAGATGTATGCGGTCGACTCCTCGGACGCCTGGCAGGAGGGGTGTGCGAACACGCTTCTGGTGGCGCAGCAGATCGATACGGAAGGCTGGTTCCAGGAGCGGAACCTGATGCCCAAGTTCGACATCCCCGACGGCTTCACCGAAGTCACCTGGTTCCGTGAGGAGACCATGCGGGGAATGGCCCGGCGTTTCCCGAACGGCATCCCGGAAGACCGCCAGAAGCAGGTCGAGTACGAGATGGGCATCATCATCGAGATGGGGTTCCCGGGGTACTTCCTGGTTGTCGCCGACTTCATCATGTGGGCCAAGAACAACGGCATCGCCGTGGGCCCCGGCCGAGGCTCCGCCGCCGGCTCGATCGTCTCGTACGCGATGGGCATCACCGACCTCGACCCGATCGAACACGGTCTGATCTTCGAGCGGTTCCTCAATCCCGAGCGCATCTCCATGCCGGATGTCGACATCGACTTCGACGAGCGTCGGCGCGGTGAGGTCATCCGGTACGTCACCGAGAAATACGGCGCCGACAAGGTCGCCATGATCGGGACGTACGGAAAGATCAAGGCGAAGAACGCCATCAAGGACTCGGCGCGAGTGCTGGGTTATCCGTACGCGATGGGCGACCGGCTCACCAAGGCCATGCCGGCGGACGTCCTCGGCAAGGGCATCGACCTTTCCGGCATCACCGACCCCAAGCACCCGCGCTACAGCGAGGCGGGCGAGATCCGGGGGATGTACGAGAACGAGCCCGACGTCAAGAAGGTCATCGACACGGCGAAGGGTGTCGAGGGTCTGGTGCGGCAGATGGGGGTGCACGCGGCCGGCGTGATCATGTCCAGCGAGACGATCACCGACCATGTGCCGGTCTGGGTCAGGCACACCGACAACGTCACGATCACGCAGTGGGACTATCCGCAGTGCGAGTCGCTCGGCCTGCTGAAGATGGACTTCCTGGGTCTGCGAAATCTGACCATCATGGACGATGCCGTCAAGATGGTGAAGGCCAACAAGGGTATCGATCTGGAGCTTCTGTCCCTGCCGTTGGACGACCCCAGGACGTACGAACTGCTCTGCCGAGGTGACACGCTCGGCGTCTTCCAGTTCGACGGCGGTCCGATGCGCTCGCTGCTGCGGCTGATGAAGCCCGACAACTTCGAGGACATTTCCGCCGTGTCGGCCCTCTACCGGCCGGGCCCGATGGGCATGAACTCGCACACGAACTACGCGCTGCGCAAGAACGGGCAGCAGGAGATCACTCCGATCCACCCGGAGTTGGAGGAGCCTCTCAAGGAGGTCCTCGGCCTCACCTACGGCCTGATCGTGTATCAGGAGCAGGTGCAGAAGGCCGCGCAGATCATCGCGGGCTACTCGCTCGGCGAGGCGGACATCCTCCGCCGTGTGATGGGCAAGAAGAAGGCCGACGAACTGGCGAAGAATTTTGTCCTGTTCCAGGCCGGTGCCAAGAAGAACAACTTCTCGGACGAGGCCATCCAGTCGCTGTGGGACGTACTGGTCCCGTTCGCGGGATACGCGTTCAACAAGGCGCACTCGTCCGCGTACGGGCTCGTCACCTACTGGACCGCGTATCTCAAGGCGAATTACCCGGCCGAATACATGGCGGCCCTGCTGACCTCGGTGAAGGACGACAAGGACAAGTCGGCCGTCTATCTCAACGAGTGCCGGCGCATGGGCATCAAGGTGCTGCCGCCGAATGTCAACGAGTCGGTGGCGAACTTCGCCGCACAGGGCGACGACGTGATCCTCTTCGGACTGACGGCCGTCCGGAACGTCGGCACGAACGTCGTCGAATCGATCATCCGCTCGCGCAAGGCCAAGGGGAAGTACGCGACGTTCCCCGACTTCCTGGACAAGGTCGAGGCGGTCGTCTGCAACAAGCGCACCGTCGAATCGCTCATCAAGGCGGGCGCCTTCGACGAGATGGGCCACACCCGTAAGGGGCTCGTCGCGCACCACGAGCCGATGATCGACAACGTCGTACAGGTCAAGCGCAAGGAGGCGGAGGGGCAGTTCGACCTCTTCGGCGGTATGGGCGACGGCGACGACGCGTCCTCCGAGCCGGGCTTCGGGCTCGACGTGGAGTTCTCCGACGTGGAGTGGGACAAGTCGTATCTGCTCGCGCAGGAACGGGAAATGCTCGGCCTGTACGTCTCCGACCACCCCCTCTTCGGTATCGAGCACGTCCTGTCCGACAAGTCGGACGCGGCGATCTCGCAGCTCACCGGCGGCGAGCACGCCGATGGCGCGGTGGTCACCATCGGCGGCATCATCTCCGGCCTCCAGCGGAAGATGACCAAGCAGGGCAACGCGTGGGCGATCGCCACCGTCGAGGATCTGGCGGGCTCGATCGAGTGCATGTTCTTCCCCGCCACCTACCAGCTGGTCTCCACCCAACTGGTCGAGGACACCGTCGTCTTCGTCAAGGGACGTCTCGACAAGCGCGAGGACATCCCGCGTCTTGTCGCGATGGAGCTCCAGGTCCCCGACCTGTCGTCCAGCGGGACGAACGCGCCGGTCACGATCACCATCCCCACGGTGAAGCTCACGCCGCCCATGGTCAGCAGGCTGGGTGAGATCCTCAGCCACCACCGGGGCAACTCCGAGGTGCGGATCAAGCTCCAGGGCGCACGGAAGACGACGGTGCTGCGGCTCGACCGGCACCGGGTGCAGCCGGACCCGGCGCTCTTCGGCGACTTGAAGGTGCTGCTCGGGCCGTCCTGTCTGGCGGGGTAG
- a CDS encoding ABC transporter ATP-binding protein — protein sequence MCAVRELVKTYPAARARRGAPATPEVRANDGISLDVRQGEIFGLLGPNGAGKSTLVRQLTGLMRPDSGSVDVLGHDLVGHPERASRLIGYLGQESTALDELTVGLAAETTGRLRGLGLSEARAERDAVLAELGLTELAGRPLKKLSGGQRRMACFAATLVGERPVLVLDEPTTGMDPVARRAVWAAVDRRRAERGATVLLVTHNVIEAETVLDRVAVLDRGKVIACDTPSGLKEQVAGEVRLELVWRQRAPLDVPEVAALRGSAQESGRRWVLRLAPDEARAAVAAVTGGEAFAALDDFTLATPSLEDVYLALGGQVQGLVKT from the coding sequence GTGTGCGCGGTGCGGGAGCTGGTCAAGACGTACCCCGCCGCGCGCGCCAGGCGTGGCGCCCCGGCCACGCCCGAGGTGCGCGCCAACGACGGGATCTCCCTGGACGTGCGGCAGGGCGAGATCTTCGGACTGCTCGGTCCCAACGGTGCGGGCAAGTCCACCCTCGTACGTCAGCTCACCGGGCTGATGCGGCCGGACTCCGGCAGCGTCGACGTCCTCGGCCACGATCTTGTCGGCCATCCCGAACGCGCCTCGCGCCTCATCGGCTATCTCGGCCAGGAGTCCACCGCGCTCGACGAGTTGACGGTCGGGCTCGCGGCCGAGACCACGGGCCGGCTGCGGGGGCTCGGACTGAGCGAGGCGCGGGCCGAGCGGGACGCGGTGCTCGCGGAACTCGGCCTGACGGAGCTCGCGGGGCGTCCGCTGAAGAAGCTCTCCGGCGGTCAGCGGCGGATGGCCTGCTTCGCCGCGACGCTGGTGGGGGAGCGGCCGGTGCTCGTTCTGGACGAACCCACCACCGGTATGGACCCGGTCGCCAGGCGCGCGGTCTGGGCGGCGGTCGACCGCCGCCGGGCCGAACGCGGCGCGACGGTGCTGCTGGTCACCCACAACGTCATCGAGGCCGAGACGGTCCTCGACCGGGTCGCCGTGCTGGACCGGGGCAAGGTCATCGCCTGCGACACCCCGTCCGGCCTCAAGGAACAGGTCGCGGGCGAGGTACGGCTCGAACTCGTCTGGCGCCAGCGCGCCCCGCTCGACGTCCCGGAGGTCGCCGCGCTGCGCGGTTCCGCGCAGGAGTCGGGCCGCCGCTGGGTGCTGCGGCTCGCCCCGGACGAGGCGCGCGCGGCGGTGGCGGCGGTGACGGGCGGCGAGGCGTTCGCGGCGCTGGACGACTTCACCCTGGCGACGCCCAGCCTGGAGGACGTCTACCTGGCCCTCGGCGGCCAGGTTCAAGGCCTGGTGAAGACATGA